Proteins co-encoded in one Hyla sarda isolate aHylSar1 chromosome 4, aHylSar1.hap1, whole genome shotgun sequence genomic window:
- the TNFSF12 gene encoding tumor necrosis factor ligand superfamily member 12 isoform X2 has protein sequence MITACNGPVNPSAALKHDCWVPMGFRGLRVHPLREPSTDTQIYYQSIWEKHQLLYQKLTEDRRRHRRSANGNRRNKQNNRKSSAITAAHYEVKLPKGGQQMNADDNGTILHWTEVHRNSTSPVKYDDGKGEFIVNVKGLFYLYCQVHFNEYQISYIKLDILLDNNLIFRCLQEFSATAASIRDPKRKTCSVSGLVVLRPGNYLRIKTIPKVSIRVEHFLTYFGLFQVH, from the exons ATGATCACAGCGTGTAATGGACCTGTTAACCCATCGGCAGCCCTAAAACACGATTGCTGGGTGCCGATGGGTTTCAGGGGTCTTAGG GTGCATCCACTACGAGAGCCCAGCACCGATACTCAG ATTTATTATCAGAGTATATGGGAAAAACATCAACTTCTGTATCAAAAGCTGACAGAGGATAGAAGACGTCACAGGCGTTCAG CCAATGGAAACCGAAGGAACAAACAGAATAATCGTAAATCTTCAGCCATCACTGCTGCTCACTATGAAG TTAAATTGCCAAAAGGAGGACAACAGATGAACGCAG ATGACAATGGTACAATCCTACACTGGACTGAAGTTCACCGAAATTCTACCAGCCCAGTCAAATATGATGATGGAAAGGGAGAGTTTATAGTCAATGTCAAGGGATTGTTCTATTTGTATTGCCAG GTGCACTTTAATGAGTACCAAATCAGCTACATCAAGTTGGATATCCTTCTAGACAACAATCTGATATTTCGCTGCCTGCAAGAGTTTTCTGCCACTGCTGCCAGCATCCGTGACCCAAAACGGAAGACCTGTAGCGTTTCAGGGCTCGTGGTCCTTCGTCCTGGAAATTACCTCCGCATCAAAACTATACCCAAAGTCAGCATAAGGGTAGAGCATTTCCTCACCTACTTTGGCCTTTTCCAAGTTCATTGA